From a single Clostridium isatidis genomic region:
- the rpoC gene encoding DNA-directed RNA polymerase subunit beta', with translation MFELNNFDALQIGLASPDQIREWSRGEVKKPETINYRTLKPERDGLFCERIFGPTKDWECHCGKYKRVRYKGIVCDRCGVEVTKSKVRRERMGHIELAAPVSHIWYFKGIPSRMGLLLDMSPRALEKVLYFASYIVINPKETPLLKKQLLTEKEYREAVDKYGEDSFVAGMGAESIQQLLAEIDLEAQAKELKEELKSSTGQKKVRIIRRLEVVESFRKSGNEPKWMIINVIPVIPPELRPMVQLDGGRFATSDLNDLYRRVINRNNRLKKLLDLGAPEIIVRNEKRMLQEAVDALIDNGRRGRPVTGPGNRPLKSLSDMLKGKQGRFRQNLLGKRVDYSGRSVIVVGPELKMYQCGLPKEMALELFKPFVMKKLVEEGIAHNIKSAKRMVERVNNQVWDVLEEVITDHPVLLNRAPTLHRLGIQAFQPVLVEGRAIKLHPLVCTAYNADFDGDQMAVHLPLSVEAQAEARFLMLAATNIMKPSDGKPVCVPTQDMVLGSYYLTMTKEGCKGEGKVFASKEEAIMAYRLNEIDIHAAIKVRMFREINGEVRHGIINTTVGKIIFNESIPQDLGLVDRSNPENEFALEVDFLVSKKTLGKIIDKCYEVHGPTETAIMLDKIKAVGYHYSTIGAVTVAVSDMSVPKQKYDLLKDADETVSKIEKMYKRGFISEDERYERVIEKWTKTTEDIADALMESMDKFNPIFMMADSGARGSKSQIKQLAGMRGLMASPTGKIIELPIRASFREGLGVLEYFISTHGARKGNADTALKTADSGYLTRRLVDVSQEVIVREEDCGSAEGLYVSEIKEGNEAVEGLAERLYGRYTAEPVIHPETGEVLLEADQYIEKSMSEKISALGIKKVKIRSVFTCKSKVGVCAKCYGMNMATAQKINIGEAVGIIAAQSIGEPGTQLTMRTFHTGGVVGADITQGLPRVEELFEARKPKGLAIVSEISGTVRIEETKKKRTVYVIGDDGEERSYEIPFGSRLKVSNGDVIEAGDGITEGSINPHDIAAIKGISGARDYLLSEVQKVYRLQGVDINDKHLEVVIRQMTRKVKVLDSGDTDLLPGTMIDMFDFEAENERIRAFGGEEAKGEQTLLGITKAALATDSFLSAASFQETTRVLTDAAIKGKKDPLVGLKENVIIGKLIPAGTGLMRYRNIKLDVPADLVENEALETIE, from the coding sequence TTGTTTGAATTAAATAATTTTGATGCATTACAAATAGGTTTAGCTTCACCTGACCAAATAAGAGAATGGTCTAGAGGAGAAGTAAAAAAACCTGAAACTATAAACTATAGAACTTTAAAACCAGAAAGAGATGGTCTATTCTGTGAAAGAATATTTGGACCTACAAAAGATTGGGAATGTCATTGTGGTAAATATAAAAGAGTTAGATATAAGGGAATTGTATGCGACAGATGTGGAGTTGAAGTTACAAAGTCTAAAGTAAGAAGAGAAAGAATGGGGCATATAGAACTTGCTGCCCCAGTTTCTCACATCTGGTACTTCAAGGGAATTCCATCAAGAATGGGATTATTACTTGATATGTCACCAAGAGCATTAGAAAAAGTACTATATTTTGCTTCATATATCGTAATAAATCCTAAAGAAACTCCGCTTTTAAAGAAACAACTTCTTACTGAAAAAGAATATAGAGAAGCTGTTGATAAATATGGCGAAGATAGCTTTGTAGCAGGAATGGGTGCTGAATCAATTCAACAATTACTTGCAGAAATTGATTTAGAAGCTCAAGCAAAGGAATTAAAAGAAGAACTAAAAAGCAGTACAGGTCAAAAGAAAGTAAGAATAATTAGAAGATTAGAAGTTGTAGAATCCTTTAGAAAATCTGGCAATGAACCAAAGTGGATGATTATTAATGTTATACCAGTAATTCCACCAGAATTAAGACCAATGGTTCAACTAGATGGAGGAAGATTTGCTACTTCAGATTTAAATGATCTATATAGAAGAGTTATAAACAGAAATAATAGATTAAAGAAACTTTTAGATTTAGGAGCACCAGAAATAATCGTTAGAAACGAAAAGAGAATGCTTCAAGAAGCAGTTGATGCTCTTATAGATAACGGTAGAAGAGGAAGACCAGTTACAGGTCCAGGAAATAGACCTCTTAAGTCTTTATCAGATATGTTAAAAGGAAAGCAAGGTAGATTTAGACAAAACCTACTAGGAAAAAGAGTTGACTATTCTGGTAGATCAGTTATCGTTGTAGGACCAGAGCTTAAGATGTATCAATGTGGACTTCCAAAAGAAATGGCATTAGAATTATTTAAGCCTTTCGTAATGAAGAAGTTAGTTGAAGAAGGAATAGCTCATAACATAAAAAGTGCAAAAAGAATGGTTGAAAGAGTAAATAATCAAGTATGGGATGTACTTGAAGAAGTAATTACAGATCATCCAGTTCTATTAAACCGTGCACCTACTCTTCACAGATTAGGAATTCAAGCTTTCCAACCTGTATTAGTAGAAGGTAGAGCAATAAAATTACATCCATTAGTTTGTACAGCTTACAATGCTGACTTCGATGGTGACCAAATGGCTGTTCACTTACCTTTATCAGTTGAAGCTCAAGCAGAAGCAAGATTCTTAATGCTAGCTGCAACAAATATTATGAAGCCTTCAGATGGTAAGCCAGTTTGTGTTCCTACACAAGATATGGTTTTAGGTTCATATTACCTAACAATGACAAAAGAAGGATGTAAAGGTGAAGGAAAAGTATTTGCATCTAAAGAAGAAGCTATAATGGCATATAGACTTAATGAAATAGATATTCATGCTGCTATTAAAGTAAGAATGTTTAGAGAAATAAATGGTGAAGTTAGACACGGAATAATTAATACAACAGTTGGAAAAATAATCTTTAATGAATCTATACCTCAAGATTTAGGTCTTGTTGATAGATCAAATCCAGAGAATGAATTTGCTCTAGAAGTTGATTTCTTAGTAAGTAAGAAAACTCTAGGAAAAATTATAGATAAGTGCTACGAAGTTCATGGCCCAACTGAAACTGCAATAATGCTAGATAAAATTAAGGCGGTAGGATATCATTATTCAACAATTGGAGCAGTAACAGTAGCAGTATCAGATATGAGCGTTCCAAAGCAAAAATATGATTTATTAAAAGATGCAGATGAAACTGTTAGCAAAATAGAAAAGATGTATAAGAGAGGTTTCATATCTGAAGATGAAAGATATGAAAGAGTAATAGAAAAATGGACTAAAACAACAGAAGATATCGCTGATGCCTTAATGGAAAGTATGGATAAGTTTAATCCAATATTCATGATGGCAGACTCAGGAGCCAGAGGTTCTAAGTCTCAAATTAAGCAATTAGCAGGTATGAGAGGACTTATGGCGAGTCCTACTGGTAAGATTATTGAATTACCAATCAGGGCATCTTTCAGAGAAGGTCTAGGAGTTTTAGAATACTTTATATCAACTCACGGGGCAAGAAAAGGTAATGCTGATACAGCTTTAAAAACTGCTGACTCTGGTTACTTAACAAGAAGACTTGTTGACGTATCTCAAGAAGTTATAGTAAGAGAAGAAGACTGTGGAAGTGCTGAAGGATTATATGTATCTGAAATAAAAGAAGGTAACGAAGCAGTTGAAGGATTAGCAGAAAGACTATATGGAAGATATACAGCTGAACCAGTTATTCATCCAGAAACTGGGGAAGTGCTATTAGAAGCTGATCAATATATTGAAAAGAGCATGTCAGAGAAAATTTCAGCTCTTGGAATAAAGAAAGTGAAAATTAGATCAGTATTTACATGTAAATCTAAAGTTGGTGTTTGTGCTAAGTGCTATGGTATGAATATGGCAACAGCACAAAAAATCAATATTGGTGAAGCAGTTGGTATTATAGCTGCACAATCAATAGGGGAACCAGGAACCCAACTTACAATGAGAACATTCCATACAGGTGGAGTTGTTGGAGCAGATATTACACAAGGTCTTCCAAGAGTTGAGGAATTATTTGAAGCTAGAAAACCAAAGGGATTAGCAATCGTAAGTGAAATATCAGGTACAGTAAGAATAGAAGAAACAAAGAAAAAGAGAACAGTTTACGTTATTGGTGATGATGGAGAAGAACGCAGCTATGAAATACCATTTGGTTCAAGACTTAAAGTTTCAAATGGTGATGTAATTGAAGCTGGAGATGGAATTACAGAAGGTTCTATAAATCCACATGATATAGCTGCTATCAAAGGAATTTCTGGAGCAAGAGATTACTTATTATCAGAAGTTCAAAAAGTATATAGACTACAAGGTGTTGATATTAACGATAAGCATCTAGAAGTAGTTATTAGACAAATGACAAGAAAAGTAAAAGTTCTTGATTCAGGAGACACAGATCTATTACCAGGTACAATGATAGATATGTTTGATTTCGAAGCAGAAAATGAAAGAATTAGAGCCTTTGGTGGAGAAGAAGCTAAAGGAGAACAAACTCTATTAGGTATAACAAAGGCAGCTTTAGCTACAGACAGCTTCTTATCAGCAGCATCATTCCAAGAAACAACAAGAGTTCTAACAGATGCAGCTATTAAAGGTAAGAAAGATCCATTGGTAGGATTGAAAGAAAATGTTATTATTGGTAAGTTAATTCCAGCAGGAACTGGATTAATGAGATATAGAAATATAAAACTAGATGTTCCAGCGGATTTAGTAGAAAATGAAGCTTTAGAAACAATAGAATAA
- the fusA gene encoding elongation factor G, with amino-acid sequence MAREYPLEKFRNFGIMAHIDAGKTTTTERILFYTGKTHKIGETHEGASQMDWMVQEQERGITITSAATTCYWKGHELNIIDTPGHVDFTVEVERSLRVLDGAVTVLDAKSGVEPQTETVWRQADKYKVPRMIYVNKMDATGADFFRCIKTVRDRLNANAVPIQIPIGSEENFKGMVDLLTMKAIVFYNDLGTDVREEEIPADLADQAEEYRSLMVEAIAETDDELMEKYLEGEEPTYDELVAALRKATISNEIVPCICGSSYKNKGVQQMIDGVVSFLPSPLDIPAVKGTTLDGEEAVREASDDTPLAALAFKIATDPFVGKLAFTRIYSGIMQSGTYVLNSTKGKKERVGRLVKMHANSRSEVETLEAGELGAIIGLKNTTTGDTLCVESDPIILESMEFPEPVISVAIEPKTKAGQEKMGLSLAKLAEEDPTFKTYTDQETGQTIISGMGELHLEIIVDRLQREFKVECNVGAPQVAYKETIRKAVKAEAKYAKQSGGKGQYGHCVIEMEPSENGYSFENAIVGGVIPKEYIPAIDNGIQEAAQSGIIAGYETINFKVKLVHGSYHEVDSSEMAFKIAGSMAFKEAMAKADPVLLEPIAKVEVTVPEEYMGDVIGDLNSRRGRIEGMEAVNGAQVIRSFVPISEMFGYATTLRSRTQGRGVYSMTFDHYEEVPKNIQEKIKGEKK; translated from the coding sequence ATGGCAAGAGAATATCCATTAGAAAAATTCCGTAACTTTGGTATAATGGCTCACATAGATGCTGGTAAGACAACAACTACTGAGCGTATACTATTCTATACAGGTAAAACTCACAAAATAGGTGAAACACATGAAGGTGCTTCACAAATGGACTGGATGGTTCAAGAACAAGAAAGAGGTATAACAATTACTTCTGCTGCAACAACTTGTTACTGGAAAGGTCATGAATTAAATATAATTGATACTCCAGGACACGTAGACTTTACAGTTGAAGTTGAAAGATCTTTAAGAGTTCTTGACGGAGCTGTTACAGTTCTAGATGCAAAGAGCGGTGTTGAACCACAAACTGAAACTGTTTGGAGACAGGCAGACAAATATAAGGTTCCAAGAATGATATATGTTAATAAAATGGATGCTACAGGAGCAGACTTCTTTAGATGTATAAAGACAGTTAGAGATAGATTAAATGCTAATGCAGTTCCAATACAAATTCCAATTGGTTCTGAAGAGAACTTCAAAGGAATGGTAGACTTATTAACAATGAAAGCTATTGTTTTCTATAATGACTTAGGAACTGATGTAAGAGAAGAAGAAATTCCAGCTGATTTAGCAGATCAAGCTGAAGAATACAGAAGCTTAATGGTAGAAGCAATTGCTGAAACAGATGATGAATTAATGGAAAAATATTTAGAAGGTGAAGAACCAACATATGATGAATTAGTAGCAGCTTTAAGAAAAGCTACTATATCAAATGAAATAGTTCCATGTATCTGTGGATCATCTTACAAGAACAAAGGTGTTCAACAAATGATAGATGGTGTTGTTAGTTTCTTACCTTCACCACTAGATATTCCTGCTGTTAAAGGAACAACTTTAGATGGAGAAGAAGCTGTAAGAGAAGCTTCAGATGATACTCCACTAGCAGCTTTAGCATTCAAGATTGCTACTGACCCATTCGTTGGTAAATTAGCATTCACAAGAATTTATTCAGGAATTATGCAAAGCGGTACTTACGTTCTTAACTCAACTAAGGGTAAGAAAGAAAGAGTTGGAAGACTTGTTAAGATGCACGCTAACTCAAGATCAGAAGTTGAAACATTAGAAGCAGGTGAATTAGGAGCTATAATTGGATTAAAGAATACTACAACAGGAGATACTCTTTGTGTAGAAAGTGATCCAATAATCCTTGAATCTATGGAATTCCCAGAACCAGTTATTTCTGTAGCTATAGAGCCAAAGACAAAAGCAGGTCAAGAAAAGATGGGCTTATCATTAGCTAAACTTGCGGAAGAAGATCCAACTTTCAAGACTTATACAGATCAAGAAACAGGTCAAACTATTATATCAGGTATGGGAGAACTTCACCTAGAAATTATAGTTGATAGATTACAAAGAGAATTTAAGGTTGAGTGTAACGTTGGTGCTCCACAAGTTGCATACAAAGAAACTATTAGAAAAGCTGTTAAAGCTGAAGCTAAGTATGCGAAACAATCAGGTGGTAAAGGACAATATGGTCACTGCGTTATCGAAATGGAACCATCAGAAAATGGATATTCATTTGAAAATGCTATCGTTGGGGGAGTTATTCCAAAGGAATACATTCCAGCTATAGACAATGGTATTCAAGAAGCTGCTCAAAGCGGTATAATAGCAGGATATGAAACTATTAACTTCAAAGTTAAGTTAGTTCATGGATCATACCATGAAGTTGACTCATCTGAAATGGCCTTCAAGATAGCAGGATCTATGGCATTTAAGGAAGCTATGGCTAAAGCTGATCCAGTACTTCTTGAACCAATAGCAAAGGTTGAAGTTACAGTTCCAGAAGAATACATGGGAGATGTAATTGGAGATCTTAACTCAAGAAGAGGTAGAATTGAAGGAATGGAAGCAGTAAATGGTGCTCAAGTAATTAGATCATTCGTTCCAATTTCAGAAATGTTTGGATACGCAACTACTTTAAGATCAAGAACTCAAGGTAGAGGTGTTTATTCAATGACATTTGACCACTATGAAGAAGTTCCAAAGAACATTCAAGAAAAAATAAAGGGTGAAAAAAAGTAA
- the rpsS gene encoding 30S ribosomal protein S19 has protein sequence MSRSTKKGPFVHEGLLKKIEEMNASGDKKVIKTWSRSSTIFPQMIGHTIAVHDGRKHVPVYITEDMVGHKLGEFVLTRTYRGHDYDEKAAKKRK, from the coding sequence GTGAGTAGATCAACAAAAAAAGGACCATTTGTACATGAAGGACTTTTAAAGAAAATCGAAGAAATGAATGCTAGTGGAGATAAAAAGGTTATTAAAACTTGGTCAAGAAGTTCAACAATATTTCCACAAATGATAGGTCACACAATCGCTGTTCATGACGGTAGAAAGCATGTTCCAGTATATATTACAGAAGATATGGTTGGACATAAGCTTGGTGAGTTCGTTTTAACAAGAACTTACAGAGGACACGATTACGATGAAAAAGCAGCTAAAAAAAGAAAGTAA
- the tuf gene encoding elongation factor Tu — MAKSKFERSKPHVNIGTIGHVDHGKTTLTAAITTVLSKKGYAEAFDYASIDKAPEEKERGITINTAHVEYQTDNRHYAHVDCPGHADYVKNMITGAAQMDGAILVVSAADGPMPQTREHILLASRVGVDYIVVFLNKADMVDDEELLELVEMEVRELLSEYNFPGDDIPIIKGSALRALENPTDPEATACILELMDAVDSYIPTPERATDKPFLMPVEDVFTITGRGTVATGRVESGILKLSDEVEIVGLKEESRKTVVTGIEMFRKLLDEAQAGDNVGVLLRGIQRTDIERGQVLAKPGSVKPHQKFIGQVYVLKKEEGGRHTPFFDGYRPQFYFRTTDVTGTIKLPDGMEMVMPGDHIDMNVELITPVAMDEGLRFAIREGGRTVGSGVVTKIVE, encoded by the coding sequence ATGGCAAAGTCAAAATTCGAAAGAAGTAAACCACACGTAAATATTGGTACAATTGGTCACGTAGACCACGGTAAGACAACATTAACAGCTGCAATAACAACTGTTTTATCAAAAAAAGGATATGCAGAAGCATTTGATTATGCATCAATCGATAAAGCACCAGAAGAAAAAGAAAGAGGAATCACAATAAATACAGCTCACGTAGAATATCAAACAGACAACAGACACTATGCACACGTTGACTGTCCAGGACACGCTGACTACGTTAAGAACATGATTACTGGAGCTGCACAAATGGACGGAGCAATTCTAGTTGTATCAGCAGCAGACGGTCCAATGCCACAAACAAGAGAACACATACTACTAGCATCAAGAGTTGGTGTTGATTACATAGTAGTATTCTTAAATAAGGCAGATATGGTAGACGACGAAGAATTATTAGAATTAGTTGAAATGGAAGTTAGAGAATTATTAAGCGAATACAACTTCCCAGGAGACGATATTCCAATAATTAAGGGATCAGCTTTAAGAGCATTAGAAAACCCAACTGATCCAGAAGCAACAGCTTGTATTCTAGAACTTATGGATGCAGTAGATAGCTACATCCCAACTCCAGAAAGAGCAACAGATAAGCCATTCTTAATGCCAGTAGAAGACGTATTTACAATCACTGGTAGAGGAACAGTTGCAACAGGAAGAGTTGAAAGCGGAATTCTTAAGCTAAGCGACGAAGTTGAAATAGTAGGATTAAAAGAAGAAAGCAGAAAGACAGTAGTAACAGGAATAGAAATGTTCAGAAAGTTACTAGATGAAGCTCAAGCAGGAGATAACGTAGGGGTTCTATTAAGAGGTATCCAAAGAACTGATATCGAAAGAGGTCAAGTATTAGCAAAACCAGGTTCAGTAAAACCTCATCAAAAATTCATAGGTCAAGTATACGTACTTAAGAAAGAAGAAGGTGGAAGACATACTCCATTCTTTGACGGATACAGACCACAATTCTACTTCAGAACAACAGACGTTACTGGAACAATCAAATTACCAGATGGAATGGAAATGGTTATGCCAGGAGACCACATTGATATGAACGTTGAATTAATCACTCCAGTTGCAATGGATGAAGGATTAAGATTCGCTATCAGAGAAGGTGGAAGAACTGTAGGTTCAGGAGTTGTTACTAAGATAGTTGAGTAA
- the rpsL gene encoding 30S ribosomal protein S12 gives MPTISQLVRKGRKSAVYTSAAPALNNCPQKRGVCTVVKTTTPKKPNSALRKIARVRLTHGYEVTAYIGGVGHNLQEHSVVLIRGGRVKDLPGVRYHIIRGALDCAGVANRMQGRSKYGAKKPKAKK, from the coding sequence ATGCCAACTATTAGTCAATTAGTAAGAAAAGGTAGAAAGTCTGCTGTTTACACTTCTGCAGCACCAGCACTTAATAATTGTCCACAAAAAAGAGGGGTTTGTACTGTTGTTAAAACAACTACTCCTAAGAAGCCTAACTCAGCGTTAAGAAAAATTGCCAGAGTAAGACTTACACATGGATATGAAGTAACTGCTTACATCGGTGGTGTAGGACACAACTTACAAGAACACAGCGTTGTTCTAATAAGAGGTGGTAGAGTTAAGGACCTTCCTGGGGTTAGATACCATATCATAAGAGGAGCACTTGACTGTGCTGGAGTAGCTAACAGAATGCAAGGAAGATCAAAGTATGGTGCTAAAAAGCCTAAGGCTAAGAAGTAA
- the rpsG gene encoding 30S ribosomal protein S7: MPRKGHIAKRDVLPDPMYNSKVVTKLINNIMEDGKKGVAQKICYKAFDIVAQKTGKDALEVFEEALNNIMPLLEVKARRIGGANYQVPIEVRPERRQTLGIRWLLTAARNRGEKVMAERLAGELMDAANNTGAAVKKREDTHKMAEANKAFAHYRY, encoded by the coding sequence GTGCCAAGAAAAGGACATATCGCTAAGAGAGATGTATTACCAGATCCAATGTACAATTCAAAAGTTGTTACAAAGTTAATCAACAACATAATGGAAGATGGTAAAAAAGGAGTAGCACAAAAAATATGCTACAAAGCCTTTGATATAGTTGCACAAAAAACTGGTAAAGATGCTTTAGAAGTGTTTGAAGAAGCTTTAAACAACATAATGCCTTTACTAGAAGTTAAAGCTAGAAGAATAGGTGGAGCTAACTATCAAGTTCCAATCGAAGTTAGACCTGAAAGAAGACAGACTTTAGGAATAAGATGGCTTTTAACTGCTGCAAGAAATAGAGGCGAAAAAGTAATGGCTGAAAGATTAGCTGGAGAATTAATGGATGCAGCTAACAATACTGGAGCAGCTGTTAAGAAAAGAGAAGATACACATAAGATGGCTGAAGCAAATAAAGCATTTGCTCATTATAGATACTAA
- the rpsJ gene encoding 30S ribosomal protein S10: MSKQKIRIRLKAFDHTILDQSAEKIVETAKSTGARVSGPVPLPTEKDVVTILRAVHKYKDSREQFEIRTHKRLIDIVNPSPKTVDALMRLNLPAGVDIEIKL; the protein is encoded by the coding sequence ATGTCAAAACAAAAAATAAGAATCAGATTAAAGGCTTTTGATCACACAATATTAGATCAATCAGCTGAAAAAATCGTTGAAACAGCAAAATCAACAGGAGCAAGGGTTTCAGGACCAGTTCCACTACCAACAGAAAAAGATGTTGTAACAATATTAAGAGCTGTTCATAAGTACAAAGATTCTAGAGAACAATTCGAAATCAGAACTCACAAGAGATTAATCGACATAGTTAATCCATCACCAAAAACTGTTGATGCGTTAATGAGATTAAACTTACCAGCTGGTGTTGATATCGAAATCAAACTATAA
- the rplD gene encoding 50S ribosomal protein L4: MPTVGLFNQEGKQIGDIQLNDKVFGVEVNADAIHQVVVALLANRRQGTQSAKTRAEVRGGGIKPWRQKGTGRARQGSIRAPQWVKGGIVFAPKPRDYRMSVPKSMRRVAMKSALTSKVQDGQMIVLDSLTLEAPKTKDMVQVLKAFDAKKTLIVTAEANEVLYKSARNIAGVNIMPANNINVYDLLKADKLIITKDAVSKIEEVYA, encoded by the coding sequence ATGCCTACAGTAGGATTATTTAATCAAGAAGGAAAACAAATTGGAGATATCCAATTAAATGACAAAGTGTTCGGAGTTGAAGTTAACGCTGATGCAATACATCAAGTTGTAGTAGCTTTATTAGCTAACAGAAGACAAGGAACTCAATCAGCTAAAACTAGAGCTGAAGTAAGAGGAGGCGGAATTAAGCCTTGGAGACAAAAAGGAACTGGTAGAGCAAGACAAGGTTCTATAAGAGCTCCACAATGGGTAAAAGGTGGTATAGTATTTGCACCAAAGCCAAGAGATTACAGAATGTCTGTACCAAAGAGCATGAGAAGAGTAGCTATGAAGTCTGCTTTAACTAGCAAGGTTCAAGACGGACAAATGATAGTACTTGACTCATTAACTCTAGAAGCTCCAAAAACTAAAGATATGGTTCAAGTATTAAAGGCTTTTGATGCTAAGAAGACTTTAATAGTAACAGCTGAAGCTAATGAAGTACTATATAAATCAGCTAGAAATATTGCTGGAGTTAATATAATGCCAGCTAACAACATCAATGTTTATGATTTATTAAAAGCTGATAAATTAATCATAACTAAGGATGCTGTATCAAAAATTGAGGAGGTGTACGCATAA
- the rplB gene encoding 50S ribosomal protein L2, whose product MAVKKFKPTTASRRNMTMATFEEITTDQPEKSLLVSLKKNAGRNAQGKITVRHHGGGAKRKYRIIDFKRNKDGIPAKVATIEYDPNRTAYIALVVYADGEKRYIIAPVGLKVGDVIVSGPDADIKEGNALPLKNIPVGTFIHNIELQAGKGAQLVRSAGASAQLMAKEGNYATLRLPSGEMRYVRLECRATIGQVSNTTNAIINIGKAGRKRHMGWRPTVRGSVMNPNDHPHGGGEGKSPVGRPSPVTPWGKPALGYKTRKTKKYSDRFIIKRRNDK is encoded by the coding sequence ATGGCAGTTAAAAAGTTTAAGCCAACTACTGCATCAAGAAGAAATATGACTATGGCTACTTTTGAAGAAATCACTACAGATCAACCAGAAAAGTCACTTCTTGTTTCATTAAAGAAAAATGCAGGTAGAAATGCACAAGGTAAAATAACTGTTAGACACCACGGTGGTGGCGCTAAGAGAAAATATAGAATTATTGATTTCAAAAGGAATAAGGATGGTATTCCAGCAAAAGTTGCTACAATAGAATACGATCCAAACAGAACAGCATACATTGCTTTAGTAGTATATGCTGATGGTGAAAAGAGATATATAATAGCACCAGTTGGATTAAAAGTTGGTGATGTTATAGTATCAGGACCAGATGCTGATATTAAGGAAGGAAATGCTCTTCCATTAAAGAACATACCAGTTGGTACTTTTATTCACAATATAGAATTACAAGCTGGAAAAGGTGCTCAATTAGTAAGATCAGCAGGAGCATCTGCTCAATTAATGGCTAAAGAAGGTAACTATGCAACATTAAGATTACCTTCAGGTGAAATGAGATATGTAAGACTTGAATGTAGAGCAACTATAGGTCAAGTTTCAAACACTACTAATGCTATTATCAATATAGGTAAAGCAGGTAGAAAGAGACATATGGGATGGAGACCTACAGTAAGAGGTTCTGTAATGAACCCTAACGATCACCCTCACGGTGGTGGAGAAGGTAAGTCACCAGTAGGTAGACCAAGTCCAGTTACTCCATGGGGTAAACCAGCACTTGGATACAAGACTAGAAAGACTAAGAAGTATTCTGATAGATTCATAATAAAGAGAAGAAACGATAAGTAG
- the rplC gene encoding 50S ribosomal protein L3, with translation MKKAILGKKIGMTQIFDANGKVVPVTVVEAGPCVVVQKKTVEKDGYDAIQVGFGDVREKLVNKPKKGHYAKAGVSLKRKLKEFRLEDCSAYEVGQEIKVDIFEVGEKVDVSGVSKGKGFQGVIKRWNANRGPMSHGSKFHRAVGSMGASSDPSRTFKNKQMPGHMGAVNTTVQNLEVVKVIADKNLILIKGGIPGPNKGTVVIRNAVKA, from the coding sequence ATGAAAAAAGCTATATTAGGAAAGAAGATAGGAATGACTCAAATCTTCGATGCGAATGGAAAAGTAGTTCCAGTAACAGTAGTAGAAGCTGGCCCATGTGTTGTTGTTCAAAAGAAAACTGTTGAAAAAGATGGTTATGATGCAATACAAGTAGGCTTTGGAGACGTAAGAGAAAAATTAGTTAATAAGCCTAAGAAGGGTCACTATGCAAAAGCTGGTGTTTCTTTAAAGAGAAAGCTTAAGGAATTTAGATTAGAAGATTGCTCTGCTTATGAAGTAGGTCAAGAAATCAAAGTTGACATATTTGAAGTTGGAGAAAAAGTTGACGTATCAGGAGTTTCTAAAGGTAAGGGATTCCAAGGCGTTATTAAGAGATGGAATGCAAATAGAGGACCAATGTCTCACGGTTCTAAGTTCCACAGAGCAGTAGGTTCTATGGGAGCTTCATCAGATCCATCAAGAACTTTCAAAAACAAACAAATGCCAGGACATATGGGAGCTGTTAATACAACAGTACAAAACCTAGAAGTAGTTAAGGTTATTGCTGATAAGAACTTAATACTAATCAAGGGTGGTATCCCAGGACCAAATAAAGGCACAGTAGTAATAAGAAACGCAGTTAAAGCTTAA
- the rplW gene encoding 50S ribosomal protein L23 encodes MTSYDIIRKPVITEKSMNAMADKKYTFIVQINANKVQIKRAVEEIFGVKVKDVQTMRTMGKTKRMGVHVGKRADFKKAIVTLTEDSKNIEFFEGM; translated from the coding sequence ATGACAAGCTATGATATTATAAGAAAGCCTGTTATCACTGAAAAGAGTATGAATGCTATGGCAGACAAAAAGTACACTTTCATAGTTCAAATTAACGCTAACAAAGTTCAAATAAAAAGAGCTGTAGAAGAAATTTTCGGTGTTAAGGTTAAAGATGTTCAAACCATGAGAACTATGGGAAAAACTAAGAGAATGGGCGTACATGTAGGAAAGAGAGCAGACTTCAAGAAGGCTATTGTTACTTTAACTGAAGATAGTAAGAATATTGAATTCTTTGAAGGAATGTAA